One window from the genome of Rhodothermales bacterium encodes:
- a CDS encoding T9SS type A sorting domain-containing protein yields MAFIRTAEGRVLAGSVGDGLYQSDDEGGLWTPVDAPLRSNTVFALAEKPGGGLLAATSTGIFRSATGETWERMGADIGRASAITATEDAIFAASGGFPGVVYRSEDSGTIWEEVYSVDLLGDINMSFGPDRAVYLTSRTGIFRTLDGGDIWNQVSNAPIVSRVFFIGGAAYAAGNQSVYRSTDGGATWAVVGLEGELMGDMAVTSDGYLLASVVFGYDVEAGVYRSEDGVTWTRLAEPGEGIFGAYALLAEAGAGTHAFAGTLSHIYRLSEGTDEWVEMEEGFERAPSPSAFAQTDAGIFAAGSYQEYGTRGIYLLGENPELWAETGGEGLPIGDNNRLRVLTAMSNGTLLGVANGGTYQSEDGGATWELSGLGTVRAIAFAVTSTGTVVAGASGGRVYRSEDEETWMLTATLAGYITDVAAGPDETLYAGMVGTFEGGVGGVSRSFDDGRTWTSTSLNGTNVNAIIVDTDGAVYASVDGYEGDLSEGVYRSDDAGQTWTLTGLEERVSDLIVDASDAVFAASGSVYRSSDGGQTWTLANDGLEERSVSVLFIDRAGYLWAGTNQGAYRSAAPLPVSGEIEPEGALAFALAPAYPNPAASSMRIPFALSEAGPVTLTVHDVLGRRVATLVDAVLPAGEQEVMWDAAGAASGVYIVTLRAGGRTAARRIAVAR; encoded by the coding sequence TTGGCCTTCATTCGCACTGCCGAAGGAAGGGTGCTTGCCGGCTCGGTGGGCGATGGGCTTTACCAATCTGACGATGAGGGTGGGCTATGGACGCCTGTGGATGCCCCGCTCAGGAGCAATACAGTCTTTGCTCTCGCTGAGAAGCCCGGCGGAGGATTACTCGCTGCGACCTCGACAGGCATCTTCCGTTCGGCAACCGGTGAAACGTGGGAGCGAATGGGAGCAGACATCGGGCGTGCATCAGCGATCACAGCTACGGAGGATGCCATCTTCGCCGCATCGGGCGGCTTCCCGGGCGTGGTCTATCGTTCTGAGGACAGCGGCACAATTTGGGAAGAGGTCTATTCCGTCGATCTACTTGGAGATATAAATATGTCCTTCGGCCCTGACAGGGCTGTATATCTGACATCTAGAACTGGAATCTTCAGGACTCTAGATGGTGGCGACATCTGGAACCAGGTTAGCAATGCGCCGATTGTGAGTCGCGTTTTTTTCATAGGGGGTGCGGCCTACGCCGCGGGAAACCAGAGTGTCTACAGATCTACAGACGGAGGAGCTACGTGGGCTGTGGTCGGTCTCGAAGGTGAACTCATGGGCGACATGGCCGTCACATCGGACGGCTATCTCCTCGCATCGGTCGTGTTTGGCTACGACGTTGAAGCAGGGGTTTACAGGTCTGAGGATGGTGTAACCTGGACTCGGCTCGCAGAACCGGGCGAAGGCATATTCGGAGCCTACGCCCTGTTAGCCGAAGCCGGAGCTGGGACCCACGCATTCGCAGGCACGCTGTCTCACATCTACCGTCTGTCGGAGGGAACGGACGAATGGGTGGAGATGGAGGAGGGGTTCGAGCGTGCGCCCTCTCCGTCTGCGTTCGCTCAGACGGATGCAGGCATTTTTGCCGCGGGGTCCTATCAGGAGTACGGCACCAGAGGCATCTATTTGCTGGGCGAGAACCCCGAGCTATGGGCCGAGACAGGGGGCGAAGGGCTACCCATTGGCGACAATAACCGTCTCCGCGTACTCACAGCGATGTCCAACGGGACGCTCCTGGGCGTAGCCAACGGGGGAACCTATCAGTCGGAGGACGGCGGGGCTACCTGGGAGCTGTCCGGTCTTGGAACTGTGCGCGCGATAGCCTTCGCGGTGACGTCCACAGGGACTGTCGTGGCCGGAGCATCGGGGGGACGAGTCTACCGCTCCGAGGACGAGGAAACGTGGATGCTGACGGCTACTCTGGCCGGCTATATCACCGACGTAGCAGCCGGTCCCGACGAGACCCTGTATGCGGGAATGGTCGGAACGTTCGAGGGCGGTGTCGGCGGCGTGTCCCGCTCGTTCGATGACGGGAGGACGTGGACCTCGACGAGTCTCAACGGAACGAACGTCAATGCGATCATCGTAGACACAGACGGGGCCGTGTACGCAAGCGTGGATGGCTACGAAGGAGATCTAAGCGAGGGGGTTTACCGAAGCGACGACGCTGGGCAAACATGGACGCTGACCGGGCTTGAAGAGCGTGTAAGCGACCTCATTGTGGATGCGAGCGATGCCGTCTTTGCCGCTAGCGGTAGCGTCTACCGGAGCAGTGACGGCGGCCAGACGTGGACGCTCGCCAACGATGGCCTTGAGGAGCGATCCGTATCGGTCCTGTTCATCGACCGAGCGGGGTACCTGTGGGCTGGCACAAACCAGGGTGCTTACCGCAGCGCTGCGCCTCTGCCTGTGAGTGGCGAGATCGAGCCAGAAGGTGCGTTGGCGTTCGCGCTCGCACCGGCTTATCCCAACCCCGCCGCTTCCTCGATGCGTATCCCGTTCGCGCTGTCCGAGGCGGGGCCGGTGACGCTCACCGTTCACGACGTGCTCGGCCGCCGCGTCGCCACGCTCGTGGATGCCGTGCTCCCGGCCGGAGAACAGGAGGTGATGTGGGACGCCGCCGGAGCCGCGAGCGGGGTCTACATCGTCACGCTCCGCGCGGGCGGGCGGACGGCCGCACGGCGGATCGCTGTCGCGCGCTGA
- the rpmE gene encoding 50S ribosomal protein L31 — protein MKTDIHPDYHFVTVKLADGTTYQTRSTMKGDTFNSEVDATNHPFYTGKKTMVDTTGRVEKFRRRYGKPNAGNEDATEATTEENA, from the coding sequence ATGAAGACCGACATCCACCCCGACTACCACTTCGTCACCGTCAAGCTCGCCGACGGGACCACGTACCAGACCCGTTCGACGATGAAGGGCGACACGTTCAACTCCGAAGTGGACGCGACGAACCACCCCTTCTACACCGGCAAGAAGACGATGGTCGACACCACCGGCCGCGTCGAGAAATTCCGCCGCCGCTACGGCAAGCCGAACGCCGGCAACGAGGACGCGACGGAAGCGACGACCGAAGAGAACGCGTAG
- a CDS encoding zinc-binding dehydrogenase yields the protein MKQVWITHAGDPDVLELREAPTPTPGPGEVLIRVEASGINFADILARQGLYPDAPPLPAVVGYEVGGVVEAVGEGVTDLAEGDDMLAMTRFGGYASHVVVKEGQAFKRPEGMTAALGAALPVNYLTAFQSLVVMGGIRHAQELGGARMRVLVHGASGGVGTAACDIGQIYGVELFGTASPGKHDYVRERGYDHAIDYRNDDWTAEVMDLTGGRGVDLVLDAIGGKHWAQSLDVLAPTGRLVVFGMSTMTGGGKLGMLKAAAQVPWLKFSPISLMNRNHGVLGVNVGHLWHMADEVAQWSRKLLRYYERGEIRPHVDRAFPLAEAAAAHRYIESRQNVGKVVLEP from the coding sequence ATGAAACAGGTCTGGATTACACACGCCGGCGACCCCGACGTACTCGAACTCCGCGAGGCGCCGACGCCCACGCCCGGCCCCGGCGAGGTGCTGATCCGCGTCGAGGCGAGCGGGATCAACTTCGCCGATATCCTCGCGCGGCAGGGGCTCTACCCCGACGCGCCGCCGCTCCCCGCCGTCGTCGGCTACGAGGTGGGCGGCGTCGTGGAGGCGGTGGGGGAGGGCGTGACCGACCTCGCGGAAGGCGACGATATGCTGGCGATGACCCGGTTCGGCGGGTACGCGTCGCACGTCGTCGTGAAAGAGGGGCAGGCGTTTAAGCGTCCAGAGGGGATGACGGCGGCGCTCGGCGCGGCGCTCCCCGTCAACTACCTCACGGCGTTCCAATCGCTCGTGGTGATGGGCGGCATCCGCCACGCGCAGGAGCTCGGCGGGGCGCGGATGCGCGTGCTCGTCCACGGCGCGTCCGGCGGTGTCGGCACGGCCGCCTGCGACATCGGGCAGATCTACGGCGTCGAACTCTTCGGCACTGCGTCGCCCGGCAAGCACGACTACGTCCGCGAGCGCGGCTACGACCACGCGATCGATTACCGGAACGACGACTGGACCGCCGAGGTGATGGACCTCACCGGCGGGCGCGGCGTCGACCTCGTCCTCGACGCCATCGGCGGGAAGCACTGGGCGCAGAGCCTCGACGTGCTCGCGCCCACCGGCAGGCTCGTCGTGTTCGGCATGTCCACGATGACGGGCGGCGGCAAGCTCGGGATGCTGAAGGCGGCGGCGCAGGTGCCGTGGCTGAAGTTCAGCCCGATCTCGCTGATGAACCGCAATCACGGCGTACTCGGCGTCAACGTCGGCCACCTGTGGCACATGGCGGACGAGGTGGCGCAGTGGAGCCGGAAGCTGCTGCGCTACTACGAGCGCGGCGAGATCCGCCCGCACGTGGACCGCGCCTTCCCACTCGCCGAGGCCGCCGCGGCGCACCGCTATATCGAGAGCCGGCAGAACGTGGGGAAGGTGGTGCTGGAGCCGTAG
- a CDS encoding thymidine phosphorylase has protein sequence MNTAELIRTKRDGGALSADQITALVDAYTAGDIPDYQVSAFLMAAFLRGMDDAETAALTRAMLHSGDVLDLSAIAGTKVDKHSTGGVGDKVSVILAPLVAACGVPVPMISGRGLGHSGGTLDKLESLPGFRTDLSIADYRAQLDRLGVVMIGQTDEIAPADRKLYALRDVTATVEFIPFIAASIMSKKLAEGIDALVLDVKCGRGAFMQTEPEARKLAETLVGIGLEFGKPTVARLTRMDVPLGRAIGNWPEMAESIRVLRGEEPAGGEVDDLLEVTLALAGEMLWLGGAADDFEDGHAKATVALADGSALAKFKELVEAQGGDVSLLDDPDARDGAQPVATVEAPADARGFVADIDALALGWAAVRLGAGRAKKEDAVDPTAGFVLLKKPGEAVTPGEPIAQVFARDASRVDTAAVRDAFAFADAPPEPRSLLLDRYDGEGWERASVQQ, from the coding sequence GTGAATACCGCCGAACTCATCCGCACGAAACGCGACGGCGGCGCCCTCTCCGCCGACCAGATCACCGCCCTCGTCGACGCCTACACCGCCGGCGACATCCCCGACTACCAGGTGAGCGCGTTCCTCATGGCCGCGTTCCTCCGCGGGATGGACGACGCCGAGACCGCCGCGCTCACCCGCGCCATGCTCCACTCCGGCGACGTGCTCGACCTCTCCGCCATTGCCGGAACCAAAGTCGACAAGCACTCGACGGGCGGCGTCGGCGACAAGGTCTCCGTCATCCTCGCCCCGCTCGTGGCGGCCTGCGGCGTGCCCGTCCCGATGATCTCCGGCCGCGGCCTCGGCCACTCCGGCGGCACGCTCGACAAGCTCGAGAGCCTCCCCGGCTTCCGCACCGACCTCTCGATCGCCGACTACCGCGCGCAGCTCGACCGGCTCGGCGTCGTGATGATCGGGCAGACCGACGAGATCGCCCCCGCCGACCGCAAGCTCTACGCGCTCCGCGACGTGACGGCGACCGTCGAGTTCATCCCGTTCATCGCCGCCAGCATCATGTCGAAGAAGCTCGCCGAGGGCATCGACGCGCTCGTGCTCGACGTGAAGTGCGGGCGCGGCGCGTTCATGCAGACCGAGCCCGAGGCGCGGAAGCTGGCCGAGACGCTCGTCGGCATCGGCCTCGAATTTGGGAAACCAACCGTCGCGCGGCTGACGCGGATGGACGTGCCGCTCGGCCGCGCGATTGGCAACTGGCCCGAGATGGCCGAGTCGATCCGCGTCCTCCGGGGCGAAGAGCCCGCCGGCGGCGAGGTGGACGACCTCCTCGAAGTCACGCTCGCGCTCGCGGGCGAGATGCTCTGGCTCGGCGGCGCGGCGGACGATTTCGAGGACGGCCACGCGAAAGCGACCGTCGCCCTCGCCGACGGCAGCGCGCTCGCGAAGTTCAAAGAGCTCGTCGAGGCTCAGGGCGGCGACGTGTCGCTCCTCGACGACCCCGACGCCCGCGACGGCGCGCAGCCCGTCGCCACGGTCGAAGCGCCCGCCGATGCGCGCGGCTTCGTCGCCGACATCGACGCGCTCGCGCTCGGGTGGGCCGCCGTCCGCCTCGGCGCGGGCCGGGCTAAGAAAGAGGACGCCGTAGACCCGACCGCCGGGTTCGTCCTGCTCAAAAAGCCCGGCGAAGCGGTGACGCCGGGCGAGCCGATCGCGCAGGTCTTCGCCCGCGACGCGAGCCGCGTGGACACGGCCGCCGTGCGCGACGCGTTCGCCTTCGCCGACGCGCCGCCGGAGCCGCGCTCCCTCCTCCTCGACCGCTACGACGGCGAGGGCTGGGAGCGGGCGTCGGTGCAACAATAG
- a CDS encoding PspA/IM30 family protein, producing the protein MWKRFTRLIKSLFGGAISAMEDPRLILEQNMRELNDQVPKMNENIATVKANAMLLQKEHKRYTLELQSLTAKIKAAIQAGRDDIAQQYAVNLQQTKEAQARTSEQLQYAEQAYEKSLQVKKAFMREREKKISEAKEALRAHERAQWQAKIADTLEQFEVAGVDQTHDEMINRVNERTAKQEARMELALDSIDTQAMQIEEDAQAIQAAELVKQFKLEMGMTEPAAAQAEPELQIPESEEAAPEKTAGRTGQRTSSGDSM; encoded by the coding sequence ATGTGGAAGCGATTTACCCGGCTCATCAAGTCCCTCTTCGGCGGCGCCATCTCCGCGATGGAGGACCCCCGTCTGATCCTCGAGCAGAACATGCGCGAGCTCAACGATCAGGTCCCGAAGATGAACGAGAACATCGCGACCGTGAAGGCGAACGCGATGCTGCTCCAGAAGGAGCACAAGCGCTACACGCTCGAACTCCAGAGCCTCACCGCGAAGATCAAAGCCGCCATCCAGGCCGGCCGTGACGACATCGCGCAGCAGTACGCCGTCAACCTCCAGCAGACCAAAGAGGCGCAGGCCCGCACCTCCGAACAGCTCCAGTACGCCGAGCAAGCCTACGAGAAGTCGCTGCAGGTCAAGAAGGCGTTCATGCGCGAGCGCGAGAAGAAGATCTCCGAGGCGAAGGAAGCCCTCCGCGCCCACGAACGCGCGCAGTGGCAGGCGAAGATCGCCGATACGCTGGAGCAGTTCGAGGTCGCCGGCGTCGACCAGACGCACGACGAGATGATCAACCGTGTCAACGAGCGGACGGCGAAGCAGGAAGCCCGCATGGAGCTCGCCCTCGACTCGATCGACACGCAGGCGATGCAGATCGAGGAGGACGCGCAGGCCATTCAGGCGGCCGAGCTCGTCAAGCAGTTCAAGCTGGAGATGGGGATGACGGAGCCCGCCGCCGCCCAGGCCGAGCCCGAGCTCCAGATCCCCGAGAGCGAAGAGGCCGCGCCTGAAAAGACCGCCGGCCGCACCGGCCAGCGAACCTCCTCCGGCGACTCGATGTAG
- a CDS encoding enoyl-CoA hydratase-related protein, whose amino-acid sequence MESPASPYATLRYDVDDDGVAVITLDRPDKLNAISIQLLGDLNRAFRQARADDGVRGVVLTGSGDKAFAAGADIEEFAELDALEGNRFALRGQAVLNTIEGMPKPVVAAVNGFALGGGCELALACHLRVASENAQFGQPEVNLGLIPGYGGTQRLPRLVGRGIATELILTGDRITAQRAYEIGLVNHVATADALLGVAKGLVVKIASKAPVAVAMALNAIRAVDLPQPQGLQLEAALFGQACGTDDFREGVHAFLNKQKPEFSGR is encoded by the coding sequence ATGGAATCCCCTGCCAGCCCGTACGCCACGCTCCGCTACGACGTCGACGACGACGGCGTGGCCGTCATCACGCTCGACCGGCCCGACAAGCTCAACGCCATCAGCATCCAGCTCCTCGGCGACCTCAACCGCGCGTTCCGGCAGGCCCGCGCCGACGACGGCGTGCGCGGCGTCGTGCTCACCGGCTCGGGCGACAAAGCGTTCGCGGCCGGGGCCGACATCGAGGAGTTCGCCGAGCTCGACGCGCTCGAAGGGAACCGGTTCGCGCTGCGTGGACAGGCCGTGCTCAACACCATCGAGGGCATGCCGAAGCCCGTCGTGGCGGCCGTCAACGGGTTCGCGCTCGGCGGCGGGTGCGAGCTCGCCCTCGCGTGCCACCTCCGCGTGGCGAGCGAGAACGCGCAGTTCGGCCAGCCCGAAGTCAACCTCGGCCTGATCCCCGGCTACGGCGGGACGCAGCGGCTCCCCCGCCTCGTCGGGCGCGGCATCGCCACGGAGCTAATCCTCACGGGCGACCGGATCACGGCGCAGCGGGCCTACGAGATCGGCCTCGTCAACCACGTCGCCACAGCCGATGCGCTGCTCGGCGTCGCGAAGGGGCTCGTCGTCAAGATTGCCTCGAAGGCGCCCGTCGCCGTGGCGATGGCGCTCAACGCGATCCGCGCCGTGGACCTCCCGCAGCCGCAAGGGCTCCAGCTCGAAGCTGCCCTCTTCGGACAGGCCTGCGGCACCGATGACTTCCGCGAGGGCGTCCACGCCTTCCTCAACAAGCAGAAGCCCGAGTTCAGCGGGCGCTAA
- a CDS encoding hemolysin family protein encodes MTIALIVLMIVLSAFFSGSEIAFVTANRLRAEVRAHREGFVGNVVREFIREPARFLTTTLVGNNVALVLYSALMALYLDPLLRSSLLGLLGPETPVEGLVLILQTIIASTVILIFGEIIPKSLFREPADQVVFACAVPLKVTYWLFLPIIKVAGWTSSLLVRLTGVEAQTFQQFLRSDYEAVVRESRESGTLDLDEEESEILSNVFELRHLRVKDSMVPRTDVEGIEEGATMAEAQARFVETGFSRLPVYRENIDRIVGVVVAHDLFLRPAKLSDITRDVPFVPESKRAKDLLYEFLAKGTSMAVVIDEYGGTAGLISVEDLLEELFGDIRDEFDEEEEGVRRVDEHTLLVSGRTEVHTLVEDYGLTLDEGDYDTIAGLLLDRLSSIPQEREEFELDGYRFTILKATANRIDTLRIVRETPGRLDPGGTPPISG; translated from the coding sequence ATGACGATAGCTCTCATCGTGCTGATGATCGTGCTGAGCGCGTTCTTCTCGGGCTCCGAGATCGCGTTCGTCACGGCCAACCGGCTCCGGGCCGAGGTACGCGCCCACCGCGAGGGCTTCGTCGGGAACGTCGTCCGCGAGTTCATCCGCGAGCCCGCGCGCTTCCTCACGACGACGCTCGTCGGCAACAACGTCGCGCTCGTGCTCTACTCGGCGCTGATGGCGCTCTACCTCGATCCCCTCCTGCGGTCGTCGCTGCTCGGCCTGCTCGGGCCGGAGACGCCCGTCGAGGGCTTGGTGCTGATCCTCCAGACGATCATCGCCTCGACGGTCATCCTCATCTTCGGCGAGATCATCCCGAAGTCGCTCTTCCGCGAGCCCGCCGATCAGGTCGTCTTCGCGTGCGCCGTCCCGCTCAAGGTCACGTACTGGCTCTTCCTCCCCATCATCAAAGTCGCCGGGTGGACGAGCTCGCTCCTCGTCCGCCTCACCGGCGTCGAGGCGCAGACGTTCCAGCAGTTCCTCCGCAGCGACTACGAGGCCGTCGTCCGCGAGAGTCGCGAGAGCGGGACGCTCGACCTCGACGAGGAGGAGAGCGAGATCCTCTCGAACGTGTTCGAGCTCCGCCACCTCCGCGTGAAAGACTCGATGGTGCCGCGCACCGACGTCGAGGGGATCGAGGAGGGCGCGACGATGGCCGAGGCGCAAGCTCGCTTCGTCGAGACCGGCTTCTCGCGGCTCCCCGTGTACCGCGAAAACATCGACCGCATCGTCGGCGTCGTCGTCGCCCACGACCTGTTCCTCCGGCCCGCGAAGCTCTCCGACATCACGCGCGACGTGCCGTTCGTACCGGAGTCGAAGCGGGCGAAAGACCTCCTCTACGAGTTCCTCGCCAAGGGTACGTCGATGGCCGTCGTGATCGACGAGTACGGCGGGACGGCCGGGCTGATCTCGGTCGAGGACCTGCTCGAAGAGCTCTTCGGCGACATCCGCGACGAGTTCGACGAGGAGGAAGAGGGCGTCCGCCGCGTCGACGAGCACACGCTCCTCGTCAGCGGCCGGACCGAGGTCCACACGCTCGTCGAGGACTACGGGCTAACGCTCGACGAGGGCGACTACGACACCATCGCCGGCCTCCTGCTCGACCGGCTCTCGTCGATCCCGCAGGAGCGCGAGGAGTTCGAACTCGACGGCTACCGCTTCACGATCCTGAAGGCGACGGCGAACCGGATCGACACGCTGCGGATCGTCCGCGAAACGCCGGGCCGCCTCGACCCGGGCGGCACGCCTCCCATCTCGGGTTAG
- the floA gene encoding flotillin-like protein FloA (flotillin-like protein involved in membrane lipid rafts), producing MDALFATGGVLVILLVVAFLILLLYFVPVRLWVSAISAGVPLRLLDLVGMRLRTVPPARIVNPLITAHKAGVPVTTSQLEAHYLAGGHVQQVVNALISADKANIDLTFERATAIDLAGRDVFEAVQVSVNPKVIETPPVSAVAKDGIQVRAIARVTVRANIERLVGGAGEETIIARVGEGIVSTIGSADTHAQVLENPDNISKTVLAKGLDSGTAFEILSIDIADVDVGENIGAKLQTDQAEADLQVARAKAEERRAAAVALEQEMRAAVQEQRARLVAAEAEIPQAIAEAFRKGNLGVMDYYNLRNVQADTQMRRSIGGEETSGSSAE from the coding sequence ATGGACGCATTATTCGCTACCGGCGGCGTGCTCGTCATTCTGCTCGTCGTCGCGTTTCTCATCCTCCTGCTCTACTTCGTCCCGGTCCGGCTGTGGGTCTCGGCGATCTCGGCAGGCGTCCCGCTCCGCCTGCTCGACCTCGTCGGGATGCGGCTGCGGACGGTGCCGCCGGCGCGCATCGTTAACCCGCTCATCACGGCGCACAAGGCCGGCGTCCCCGTCACGACGAGCCAGCTCGAAGCGCACTACCTCGCGGGCGGCCACGTCCAGCAGGTCGTCAACGCGCTGATCTCAGCCGATAAGGCGAACATCGACCTCACGTTCGAGCGCGCGACGGCCATCGACCTCGCCGGGCGTGACGTGTTCGAGGCGGTGCAGGTGTCGGTCAATCCCAAAGTCATCGAGACGCCGCCCGTCTCGGCCGTGGCGAAGGACGGCATCCAGGTCCGCGCGATCGCCCGCGTCACGGTCCGCGCCAACATCGAGCGGCTCGTCGGCGGCGCGGGCGAGGAGACGATCATCGCCCGCGTCGGCGAGGGCATCGTGAGCACGATCGGCTCGGCGGACACGCACGCGCAGGTGCTCGAAAACCCGGATAACATCTCGAAGACCGTCCTTGCAAAAGGGCTCGACAGCGGGACCGCGTTCGAAATCCTCTCGATCGACATCGCGGATGTGGACGTGGGCGAGAACATCGGCGCGAAGCTGCAGACCGACCAGGCCGAGGCCGACTTGCAGGTGGCCCGCGCGAAGGCCGAGGAGCGCCGCGCCGCCGCCGTCGCGCTGGAGCAGGAGATGCGCGCCGCGGTGCAGGAGCAACGCGCTCGCCTCGTCGCCGCCGAGGCCGAGATTCCGCAGGCCATCGCCGAGGCCTTCCGCAAGGGCAACCTCGGGGTGATGGACTACTACAACCTCCGCAACGTGCAGGCCGACACGCAGATGCGCCGCTCGATTGGCGGCGAGGAGACGTCCGGCTCCAGCGCCGAATAG
- a CDS encoding DUF4160 domain-containing protein: MPRVSEFYGIAIYLYYADHNPPHFRAVYGGQQAEVDIRTGEVLVGALPKRALRLVREWAEAYRDELLEDWERARQGQTLNPIPPLA, from the coding sequence ATGCCTCGCGTCTCCGAGTTCTACGGCATCGCCATCTACCTCTACTACGCTGACCACAATCCGCCGCACTTCCGCGCTGTCTATGGAGGGCAGCAGGCGGAGGTCGACATCCGTACCGGTGAGGTCTTGGTTGGCGCGCTACCGAAGCGGGCGCTCCGCCTCGTTCGGGAGTGGGCGGAGGCGTACCGGGACGAGCTCCTAGAGGATTGGGAACGTGCTCGGCAGGGCCAGACGTTGAACCCGATCCCTCCCCTCGCGTAG
- the moaC gene encoding cyclic pyranopterin monophosphate synthase MoaC — MPEAESLTLSHLDDEGRARMVDISAKSATVRTAVARGRVLIGEEAFRLVQENRIRKGDVLSVAQVAGILGAKQTSRLIPLCHDVLLEGVDLDLELNEDVFAIDVRAFVKTTGPTGVEMEALTAVSVAALTIYDMCKSVSKDIAITDTHLLAKTGGQSGDYRRSG; from the coding sequence ATGCCCGAAGCCGAATCCCTCACCCTCAGCCACCTCGACGACGAAGGCCGCGCTCGCATGGTCGACATCAGCGCGAAGTCCGCGACGGTGCGCACGGCCGTGGCGCGGGGCCGTGTGCTCATCGGCGAGGAGGCGTTCCGGCTCGTGCAGGAGAACCGCATCCGGAAGGGTGACGTGCTGAGCGTGGCGCAGGTCGCCGGCATCCTCGGCGCGAAGCAGACGAGCCGCCTCATCCCGCTCTGCCACGACGTCCTCCTCGAAGGCGTCGACCTCGACCTCGAACTCAACGAGGACGTCTTCGCGATCGACGTCCGCGCCTTCGTCAAGACGACGGGGCCGACGGGCGTGGAGATGGAAGCGCTCACCGCCGTGAGTGTCGCCGCGCTGACGATCTACGACATGTGCAAGTCGGTCTCGAAGGACATCGCGATCACCGACACGCACCTCCTCGCCAAGACCGGCGGGCAGAGCGGCGACTACCGCCGCAGCGGATGA
- the moaA gene encoding GTP 3',8-cyclase MoaA: MPSDLLTDRFGRRHTYLRVSLTGRCNLRCRYCMPAEGVALTPRDGLLTTDEIARLARIFVAAGVDKIRLTGGEPLVRKDIEEVADALGALPGLRVLALTTNGLLLDRKLDGLHRAGLTHLNLSLDTLRADRFESLTLRPGLDRVLAALDLALAYGYADDTLKVNCVVMRGVNDDEVEDFVALTEARPIEVRFIEFMPFGGNEWARDRLVPYRELLDRIGARFALERVADGPTETAKTYRVARHAGRIGFITSMTTPFCDGCNRLRLTADGALKVCLFGRAEVSLRDPMRAGASDDELRATIRAAVLRKAAAHDGIAEIADAARRDENRPMILIGG, encoded by the coding sequence ATGCCTTCGGACCTGCTGACGGACCGCTTCGGCCGCCGCCACACCTACCTCCGCGTCTCGCTCACCGGGCGGTGCAACCTCCGCTGCCGGTACTGCATGCCCGCCGAGGGCGTCGCGCTCACGCCCCGCGACGGCCTGCTGACGACGGACGAGATCGCCCGCCTCGCCCGGATCTTCGTCGCGGCCGGCGTCGACAAAATCCGGCTGACGGGCGGCGAGCCGCTCGTGCGGAAAGACATCGAGGAGGTGGCCGACGCGCTCGGCGCGCTGCCGGGGCTGCGGGTGCTCGCGCTCACGACGAACGGGCTCCTCCTCGACCGGAAGCTCGACGGGCTCCACCGCGCCGGGCTCACCCACCTCAACCTCTCGCTTGACACGCTCCGCGCCGACCGCTTCGAGTCGCTCACGCTCCGCCCCGGTCTGGACCGCGTGCTCGCCGCGCTCGACCTCGCGCTCGCCTACGGCTACGCCGACGACACGCTGAAGGTCAACTGTGTCGTCATGCGCGGGGTGAACGACGACGAGGTCGAGGACTTCGTGGCGCTCACCGAGGCGAGGCCCATCGAAGTCCGGTTCATCGAGTTCATGCCGTTCGGCGGGAACGAATGGGCGAGAGACCGGCTCGTCCCGTACCGCGAGCTCCTCGACCGGATCGGCGCGCGGTTCGCGCTGGAGCGGGTGGCGGACGGGCCGACGGAGACGGCGAAGACGTACCGCGTCGCCAGGCACGCGGGCCGGATCGGCTTCATCACGTCGATGACGACGCCGTTCTGCGACGGCTGCAACCGCCTCCGCCTCACCGCCGACGGCGCGCTCAAAGTCTGTCTCTTCGGCCGGGCCGAGGTCTCCCTCCGGGACCCGATGCGTGCGGGCGCGAGCGACGACGAGTTGCGGGCGACGATCCGCGCCGCCGTCCTCCGCAAAGCCGCCGCCCACGACGGCATCGCCGAGATCGCCGACGCCGCCCGGCGCGACGAGAACCGCCCGATGATCCTGATCGGTGGGTGA